In Desulfosporosinus youngiae DSM 17734, the genomic stretch TGGCTGAACCATGAATTTTATAATGCAGCATTTAATGACTCTGAGAAGAGATTCATCAAGATTGCACAGTGACCTCATTCATTTGGGTGAATGTTGTAAAGAAGCCCATCCGCTATTATTGTTTATGATAGCGGATGGGCTTCTTTAGTTTAAATAAGTGATCTTGCTGGGTCAAGTCCTTTAATGGAAGAATCTGCAATGAAAGTTGGAATTATTCGCTGTCAGCAAACAGAGGATATGTGTTCTGGAAGCAGAGGCTTCAAAGTCGCTGAAGAAGGAAAGCTGGCTTTAAAGCTGTAGTCAAAAAGGTGAGGTCTGAAGTCCGGGGAAGCGAGTGAGTCATTGGGGGATTTTTACATTGAACGGATAGATCAGGAATGTAGCTGAAGCTATCAATCTCTTGGAGCATGAATTGCCTTAACAGATGGTGTACAAGTTGCATATAATATAGCATACTGAAGTTTTCTTAAAAGTAATGTTTGTTTAATAAGGATAATTAAGCAAAGCAACTCCCAATTTATATTGAACTGTATGCTTTAAAAAACAGGAGATGAAATCATGGCGGAATTAACAACTGGATTGATTGAAAACCCATCCGTCTCCGGAATAAGAGCAACTACTCTGCTTACTGTCAGAGTAGTGAATGATGATCCTGTATCTGCTTCTGTACAAATATCGGGATCTTATGTATCCGGAACCACTACTATACAGTATATTTTAGAATTATTCATTCTGGGACCCGGCGAGGTGGCAACACGGAACTATTCAGCAAATTTTAATGCGTTTCAATTTCAATTTATCACCAGTTCAGAAAATGTTGAGATTTCGGCTTGGGGAAAAGATAGCCAGGGAGATTTGATCGCAGCTCATCGGGTGCTGCCTGCGGAGCTTGATCTATTGGGCCAGAATGGAGGGGCCGGTGCAACAGGAGCAACGGGAGCCACAGGTTCAGCGGGGGCAACAGGAGCAACGGGAGCCACAGGTTCAGCGGGGCAACAGGNNNNNNNNNNNNNNNNNNNNNNNNNNNNNNNNNNNNNNNNNNNNNNNNNNNNNNNNNNNNNNNNNNNNNNNNNNNNNNNNNNNNNNNNNNNNNNNNNNNNGAGAAACGGGGGCCACAGGAGCCACAGGTTCAGCCGGGGCAACAGGAGCAACGGGAGCCACAGGTTCAGCCGGAGAAACGGGGGCCACAGGAGCCACAGGTTCAGCCGGGGCAACAGGAGCAACGGGAGCCACAGGTTCAACCGGAGAAATCGGAGCAACAGGAGCTACAGGTTCAGCAGGAGAACCTGGCGGTCCGACGGGGCCTACTGGCGCTACTGGTGCCACTGGTCCTGCTGGAGAATTCGGTGGCCCTACTGGCGCAACGGGTACTACTGGCCCTACTGGTGCAACGGGTACTACGGGTATTACTGGTCCCACTGGCGCAACGGGCGCTATCGGTCCCACTGGTGCAACCGGCGCCGCCGGTGCCACTGGCGCCACTGGCGCAACGGGTACTACCGGTCTCACTGGCGCAACCGGTGCTACCGGAACATTCGAGCCTAATCCATTTGCCGTCTATGTTCAAGCTGGGGCAGTCGGTGGAAACGGCACACAAGCCAGTCCGTTTGGAACGATACAACAAGGTGTCACAGCTGTATCGCCGACAGGAACCGTTCATATCCTGGGCGGGACTTATCCGATTACCGGGACAATATCGGTGAATAAAGCAGGAGTAACTCTGAAAGGGTATCCTAATACGCTGATTGAACTGCAGGCTGCGATAATAGCTTTCGTTGTCACGGGTAGCGGGGTGACCATAGATGGCTTGACGATTACCAGCGATAATCCGTATGCGGTTGAGTTTATTCAGCTTGGAGGAAACCATCACAAGCTTATTAACAACTATATTTATGGCCCGCCTCAAGCTGGATCGTCAGATACCTGGGTTGTAAATCGCGGATTCTTGACACAAGCGAATAATATGCAGGATTTGACAGTTCAAAATAATATTTTTTATTTTCTGAGACAGCCGGCATATCTGAACCCCAATACGACTGGATATATCATTGATAATGTAGTTTATAATACCCGAGGATTTGTTGTCGACAGAGCAGTTGTAGTTTTATCAGGTAATTCATGGGGCAGCCCGGAAAATGCAGTAGATATAGCATTGTTGGTTGGCACGATCACCGGCCCTCCTTATGATCCATTGGTTGACCTGTCTGCGAACAACAGTGATGCTACTATCAGTGATCAGAGATAAATGTTTTTATTCCTAACGCACAATCAGGGCCATCCGCCAAAACGGGTAGTCCTGATTTTTTAGGTGCCAGTCTCTGCTGCCTAGACAGGTGGACTTTACGGTGGTTGAAGCTATTTTGCAGGCGGTAAATTACTGCCCGCTCGGTAAATCCTAAAAGCTTCAGTAGAAATACAAAAGCCAGCCATCCGGCACGCGTATTCCTGCAATCTTGGCAAGGTCCCCCAGGTTCGTGCCTTTGCCCCCGACAACCATGAGGTTTGTTTTGTCAATATCCTGAAAGTCAACCTGTTTAAGTGAGAGGGACAATTAAACGTCTGACAATTGAGGATATAAACAATATCGTGTATAATTAATTCTTATACTAATTGAAAAACAATGGAATGTTAGAATATGATGTATGACAAAAGATTAGTTTAAGGAGTTAAAACATTGAACCAAACGGATTTAAAATCAGAAATTGCTTCCCGAAAAACCTTTGCGATTATTTCTCATCCGGATGCAGGAAAAACAA encodes the following:
- a CDS encoding DUF6273 domain-containing protein gives rise to the protein MLDCKQYHSGDTDIIWRDCDLRKWLNHEFYNAAFNDSEKRFIKIAQ
- a CDS encoding CGGC domain-containing protein, which gives rise to MKVGIIRCQQTEDMCSGSRGFKVAEEGKLALKL